CCCGATGTTTCTTCGGCGACATATTCTTGTTGCCAGGCTAATACATTCGTAGCATGAGCCAGGCAATACAAAGCCAGCACCGTGGTGAGAGTGACACGGTGACCACTGCATATAGTTAATTTCATTAAACGACTCCAGAAAAGAGCCAAATCCGGCGATATTTTTTTGTCTTTTTGGCGGGCTTGCGGATAGCCCTGAATTAACTATTGTCTCTTTATCTGGCACGTCAAGTTGGCACGAGAAATTTCATCAAAGGAGAAGCGTATGATGCGTTGTGGATGGGTATCCCAGGACCCGCTCTATATTGAGTATCACGATAAGGAATGGGGCGTGCCGGTGACTGATGGCCAACATCTTTTCGAGATGATCTGCCTTGAGGGGCAACAGGCAGGTTTATCATGGATAACGGTGCTGAAAAAGCGTGAAAACTACCGCCGCTGCTTTAAAAACTTCGACCCACAAGCGGTAGCATTACTGCAGCCGGAAGATGTCGACGAGCTCGTGCAGGATGCGGGTATTATCCGCCACCGTGGAAAAATCGAAGCCATCATCAATAACGCAAAAGCGTACCTGGCGATGGAAGCCAACGGCGAGAAATTCCCGGAGTTTGTCTGGTCGTTTGTAGATAACAAAACTCAAGTTACCCGGGCGGCAACGCTGGCTGAAATCCCAACCACCACGCCAGCCTCCGATGCGCTATCAAAAGCGCTAAAAAAACGCGGCTTCAAGTTTGTTGGCTCGACCATCTGTTATTCGTTTATGCAGGCCTGCGGGCTGGTCAACGACCATGTCACCGGCTGTTTCTGCCACCCTGATAATCTCAAATGATTCGCCGCTTACAGCCCGATGAAATGGATGATCTGATTGAAATCTGGTTAGCCAGCACCATTCAGGCTCATCCGTTTATCAGCGAAAGCTACTGGCATGAAAGTGAGTCCATCGTACGCAATGTCTATATTCCGCAGTCTGCGACCTGGGTCTTTATTCATCAGGATGAGCTTCAGGAAAAAATGGTGGGATTTATTAGCGTACTGGATCCACAGTTTATCGGCGCACTGTTTGTCAGCGAGCCTTTTATTGGCAAAGGAATCGGGCAGGCGTTGATGGAACACGTTAAAACGCACTACCCAGAACTGAGCCTCGAGGTTTACCAGAAGAACCATCGGGCGGTGCATTTTTATCATCACCAGGGCTTTCGCATTGAAGAGAGCGCCTGGCAAAATGAAACGCACCATCCGACCTGGATTATGAGTTGGCAGGCCCAGAAAACGCGGTAACCGTTGGCACCGGGCCGAGATATTTTTCGGCCCACACCAGCGACGAGTTAGCCGCACAGCCGTTTGCCAGCCTTGAGGTGGGAATATCCCGCGTCAGCACGTTCACCGCCCCGTTTTTACACAGCTTCTGGTCATTCAGATCTGGCCACGCCCCTTCATGAATACACACCACGCCAGGTTTGATTCCGTCCGTCACCAGCGCCCCAACCAACACCTGCCCGCGCGCGTTCCATACCCGCACTAAATCGCCGTCGACAATGCCACGCTCTGCAGCATCTTTTGGGTGCAACGTTAACGGTTCGCGTCCGGCAATCGCGTATTTCTCACGAAGTGCCGCATAATTAAGTTGGCTGTGCAGGCGGTGGGCCGGATGAGATGAAAGCAGTTGTAGCTGGCCGGGTTCAGCGCTGCCCTGCCATTCGTCCGGAGCAAGCCAGGTCGGGTGCGGCGGGCAATCGGCGTAGCCAAAACTGGCGATACGCTCGGAGTAAATTTCAATTTTCCCGCTTGGTGTTTTTAAAGGATTGGCCTGCGGATCGCGTGTGAAATCAGCGAAGCGGATAAAATCGGCACTCTTTTCATTTTCCGGCATTTCAATCAGTTGGTTACTTTCCCAGAACTGCTGAAACTCCGGTAACTCCACCTGTTGCGCCGCCCCGCGCTGGCGGGCGATTTCATAGAATTCTTCCAGCCATTGCAGCTCGGTTTTGCCTTCCGTGAAACGCGTTTCACCGCCCTCTTCCCACAACGCGCTGAGCTTCGCAAAAACATCAAAATCATTGCGTGCTTCGCCCTGCGGGGAAACCACCTGCTTCATCGGCACCAGATGCTGGTTGCTGTAGTCGCCGGTCATCGTCAAATCGTTACGCTCAAACGATGTGGTGATCGGCAACACAATATCCGCGTGTTTTGCCGCCGCCGTCCAGAAGCATTCGGAAATCACCACCAGCTCCGGTTTTTGCCAGGCGTTGATCAGGCGATTGGTGTCCTGATGGTGCGTAAAATTCCCGCCGCCCGCCCACCACAGCATACGAATATCCGGGAAGGTTTTTTGCTGCCCGTTATGCTGATACTCGCCGCCGGGGTTTTCCAGGGCTTCAACAATACGGGCGACCGGGATTTTTTCCACCGCATCAACTCCGTTTGCCACCGAGCCCTGCATGGAACCCAACACCGCCGCACGGCGCGTAGGGTTCCCGCCGTTTGCATAGTGATAAGAGAGCCCAAAACCACCGCCGGGGGTACCGATTTGCCCGAGCATGGCCGCAAGCGTCACCAGCATCCAGTGCTTTTGCTCGCCATACTGCTGACGCTGCATGCCCCAGCCGGACATCAGCATGGTGCGTTTTTCGCTGAACAACCGCGCCAGATATTCGATGGTTTCTGAAGGAACACCGCAAATCTCTGCGGCCCACTCAGCGGTTTTTGGCACACCGTCTGATTCACCGAGTAAATAGTTCGCGAATTTGTCGTAACCGTAAGTGCAGCGCGCCAGGAATTGCGCGTCGTGCCAGCCGTGTTTAACCAGCGTGTGGGCGATGCCCAGCATCAGTGCTACATCGGTGCCCATATTCGGGGCAATCCACTGCGCCTTTTCACCGAAGAAATCCACCGTTTCCGAACGCATCGGATCAATGGCAATTACCGTTTTACCGCTATTTTTCAGTTGCTCGAAATACTTCACGCCCTGCTCGTCGCTGGCGTTCCAGGCAATTTTCAGCGTATTCAGCGGGTTGGCACTCCAGAGCACCACCACATCACTGTGCTCAAGCACCAAAGGCCAACTGGTTTGCTGCTGGTAAACTTCATTGGAGCCCACCACATACGGCATGATCACCTGTGCGGCACCGGTGGAATAATCCCCCAGATGCCCTGTATACCCGCCAGCCAGGCTCATATAGCGCTGCAATAACGTCGCGGCTTTATGGAGCACGCCATTAGAACGCCAGCCGTAGGAACCAGCGAAAATGGACGCCGCGCCAAAGTTTGTGCGAATACGTTGGTGCTGCTGATGAATGAGCTGCAACGCTTCATCCCAACTAATGCGCACATACTCATCCTTACCGCGCACGCCAAGCGGGGCATCCGGGGAAGCAAGAAATCCTTTGCGGGCCATAGGAAATTGCACACGGGCTTTGCTATGTACCTGGTCGGGTACCGCGCTTTGTAATGAGTTTTCATGCCCGGTATCCAATGCGCCAGTTGAAGCGAGGACACGCTCTCCGTCCGTTTCAACCAGCATCGGTCCCCAGTGAGCGGCCGTTAAGACTTTCTTGTGTGATGACAATTCGGGCTCCCCTATTTTTTGCAGGTGATGGGCAGGTGGCGGCCTGGTGGCCACTCAATAATGTTTACAAATTCAGACTACTCTATAGAAATTTCTACACATTCACGCGTCATAATCAACCGCCGCCGATCATGCGGTTGAGTTATTAAATTCACAAAGGAAATGAGATGAAAAAACGCGTCATGATGATTGCCGCTATTGTTTGCGGCACGTTAGCAGTTTCTGGTTGTACTACCAACCCTTACACCGGCGAACGTGAAGCAGGAAAGTCAGGGATCGGTGCGGGCATTGGCTCGCTGGTAGGCGCAGGCGTCGGCGTGCTCTCTTCATCGAAAAAAGATCGCGGTAAAGGCGCGCTGATCGGTGCCGCAGCGGGTGCAGCATTAGGCGGTGGCGTCGGTTATTATATGGATGCCCAGGAAGCGAAACTGCGTGACAAAATGCAGGGAACCGGTGTGAGCGTGACGCGTAATGGCGACAACATCGTCCTTAACATGCCAAATAACGTCACCTTCGACAGCAGCAGCGCAACGCTGAAACCTGCTGGTGCGAACACCCTAACCGGCGTGGCAATGGTTCTGAAAGAATATCCAAAAACGGCGGTTAACGTCGTGGGTTACACCGACAGCACCGGCAGTAACGACCTGAACATGAAACTTTCCCAACAGCGTGCAGACGGTGTGGGCAGCGCGTTGATTACCCAGGGTGTGGCCGCTAACCGCGTGCGCACCACGGGTGCAGGCCCGGCAAATCCAATTGCCAGCAACAGCACGACTGAAGGTAAGGCGCAAAACCGCCGCGTAGAAATTACGCTAAGCCCGCTGTCTTAATCCGTTCCTGTCCTCAAGTCTCGCTCAGGCACTCAGTTTGAGCGAGACCTGCAACACAATATCCGTGATTCCCTACGCATTCTCAGCCCGGTATAAAGCACATCCGCCCCTTCATGAGCCATAATGACATTCACTCTGGCCCGTTGTTCTGCGCTGTTTCAGGAAGAAATATGGCTTACAAATATGCTCTGCTATTGCTTATCCCGCTTGCTATTGCCGGTTGCTCTTCACAAGACACCTCGGGCTACGATGGGCATCGCACACACAGCCCATCCGAAAACGACGATGCATTTATTCGCCCGATGTATCCGGACCCTTATTACAACAGAGAGAATTTGACGGCGGAGCAGCGAAGAGCGATAAGCGAACAGATGCGTGCAGACAGGCTCGAAGCCCGCGGGCGAATGGATAACAGCACCGACAGCGGCGATGGTTTTGGGCAGTCAGTTCCCCGAGGCTTCTTTAACTAAAAGCCGTTCAGCAAACTTTTCCCCCTCTAAAAACAAAAAACCCCGCTGGTGAGGCGAGGTCTTTTGTTTTTACTGCATAGTGCTTTTTACTGCTTTGCACACCACACAACATCAACCCCCAAAATATACGACGAAAGCCGCTGTGGCGCAAATACTTGCTGCTATTGTGAGCGACGCATAAAGATGCCGTTTGCGAAGCTGTTCGCATTTTCATTACAAATACTGTTTATTTATACAGTAAAATGGATATACTGAGTGTGTTGAAAGTGATGCGCTCTGAGGCCGCAAACCGCCGCGGAATAAAAGTCCTGACTGAAACGGGTGGTGCCGTCAATGCCTTAACCTCAGAGGAGCACATCACACAACCTCAACAAATTCAGCAGGCTACAGGCAGCGGAAAGGCTCGTCGGCTGACAGTGCTCCTGGCCACAGGAGAAAGCGTATGGGCTTGATGGAACTGGCTATCTTGTTTCTGAAACTCATGGTTGCGTTGCTGCAACTGCTTGAAGGCATCATGAAATACGTTAAGTAATTCATCTTCAAGTCGCACCAAAGGGAGGCGAGAAATCGCCTCCCTTTAATAAACGGTTATTGCCGTTTCGCTGGCAACAATAATTGCCGCTCAGGCTTTACACGCTGCCATTTTTCACCCTAATCAAAAAGCGTTACGTCATAGGGCTTGATCTCTTTTGTGTGGTAGATTCCTCTCGATTTTTTGGCGCAGTCAGTTTTATAAACTGACTACTGGCACTTAAATCCCTACAACACACCTGAGAACATGAAAAAGTTAGCTAATATTCACCTGCTGATGATGTTAATTCTGCTGGTTGCCGTCGGGCAGATGACGCAGACCATTTATATTCCGTCGATTCCCGATATGGCTCAGGAATTAGGCGTGCGCAGCGGCGCTATCCAGCGCGTGATGGCCGCATATCTGCTCACTTATGGCGTCTCACAGCTTTTTTATGGGCCGATTTCAGACCGCATTGGCCGCCGTCCGGTGATTCTGGCTGGCATGAGTATTTTTATCCTCGCCACGGTGTGGGCCTTGTTTACCACCAGTTTGCCGTCACTAGTGATCGCCAGTGCATTACAAGGCATGGGGACAGGTGTCGCTGGCGTAATGGCTCGAACCATGCCGCGCGACCTCTACGAAGGCGCATCGCTTCGCCAGGCCAATAGCCTGTTAAACATGGGGATTCTGGTCAGCCCATTATTGGCTCCGGTGATAGGTGGCATGCTCGATTCGGTCTGGGGCTGGCGGGCGTGCTACGGTTTCCTGCTGGTGCTGTGCATCATTGTCGCGTTCTGTATGTTGCGCTGGCTGCCGGAAACACGTCCGGTACAGGAGAAACCGCAGCGTCTGCTGGCGAGCTATAAAACGCTGCTCGGCAGCGGTTCGTTTAATTGCTATCTGCTGATGTTGGTTGGCGGGCTTGCGGGCGTGGCGGTGTTTGAAGCCTGTTCCGGCGTGTTGATGGGTGGCGTGCTGGGGCTTAACGGTGTGGTCGTCAGTATTCTGTTTATTCTGCCAATTCCGGCGGCATTTTTTGGCTCATGGTACGCGGGCCGTCAGAACGCACGGTTTTCCTCGCTGATGTGGCAGGCGGTTTTAAGCTGCCTTTTTGCCGGTATTTTGATGTGGATTCCGGGCTGGTTCGGCGTAATGAATATCTGGACGCTGCTGGTGCCTGCCGCCTTGTTCTTCTTTGGTGCGGGGATGCTGTTCCCACTGGCAACCAGCGGCGCGATGGAGCCGTTTCCGTTTCTCGCTGGCACTGCAGGCGCGCTGGTTGGCGGCCTGCAAAATATCGGTTCCGGTGCGATGGCGTGGTTTTCCGCCCTGCTGCCACAAACCGGGCAGTTCAGCCTCGGCATGCTGATGACGGCGATGGGCGTGATGATTTTATTCTGCTGGCTGCCGCTGTCGCATAAGTTTCAGCAGCACGGCGAGGCGGTTTAGCTCCGGGCGCCCGGCCCCTGACCCCACCCCAACCCTTTCCAGGGGAGGGAACCGTTAACTCCTCCATCGGGCAAGGGGGAGGCTGGGTGGGGGTCAATTGTTCCCGGCGCTAACCTAAAGCACCTTACTCAAAAACTCTTTAGTACGCGGGTTCGTCGGGTTGCTGAAAAGCTGCGACGGCGGGCCTTGCTCCTGAATCACACCCTGGTCGATAAACACCACGCGGTCGGCCACTTCACGGGCAAAGCCCATTTCGTGCGTTACGATAACCATCGTCATGCCTTCCAGCGCTAGCTGTTTCATTACCGCTAGCACTTCGCCCACCAGCTCAGGGTCAAGCGCAGAAGTTGGTTCATCAAACAGAATGATTGACGGCTCCATAGCCAGCGCACGGGCAATCGCCACGCGCTGCTGCTGCCCACCGGAAAGGCTTGAAGGCCAGGCGTCGATTTTGTCGATCAAGCCCACTTTTTGCAGCAGCTTTTCCGCACGTGATACCGCTTCCGCTTTCGAAAGCCCTTTCAGTGACATCGGCGCCATCGTCAGGTTTTCCAGCACCGTCATGTGCGGGAAAAGATTAAAACGCTGAAACACCATTCCCACGCCTGCACGCAGCGTATTCAGGTTGGTTTTCGGATCGTGAACCGCAAAACCGTTCACCAAAACTTCGCCACCATCTGGTTTTTCCAGCGCGTTTAAACAGCGCAAGAAAGTACTCTTACCGGAACCGGACGGGCCAATGACGCACACCACTTCCTGCGGCGCAATGTCGCAAGAGATGCCACGCAACACATGGGTTTTGCCAAACTGTTTCTGTAAATCGTTAACGTGAATCACTTTTGCCAAACCTCTTTTCCATGTGTTGCACCATCAGCGATAGCAGGAACGTCAAGACCCAATAAACCAGAGAGATCGTCAGGTACGGTTCCCAATAGGTTGCATAAGCGCCTGAAACGGTGCGTGCCGCGTAAGCCAGATCTGCCAGGCCAAT
This genomic window from Buttiauxella gaviniae contains:
- a CDS encoding amino acid ABC transporter ATP-binding protein; amino-acid sequence: MIHVNDLQKQFGKTHVLRGISCDIAPQEVVCVIGPSGSGKSTFLRCLNALEKPDGGEVLVNGFAVHDPKTNLNTLRAGVGMVFQRFNLFPHMTVLENLTMAPMSLKGLSKAEAVSRAEKLLQKVGLIDKIDAWPSSLSGGQQQRVAIARALAMEPSIILFDEPTSALDPELVGEVLAVMKQLALEGMTMVIVTHEMGFAREVADRVVFIDQGVIQEQGPPSQLFSNPTNPRTKEFLSKVL
- a CDS encoding OmpA family lipoprotein, with translation MKKRVMMIAAIVCGTLAVSGCTTNPYTGEREAGKSGIGAGIGSLVGAGVGVLSSSKKDRGKGALIGAAAGAALGGGVGYYMDAQEAKLRDKMQGTGVSVTRNGDNIVLNMPNNVTFDSSSATLKPAGANTLTGVAMVLKEYPKTAVNVVGYTDSTGSNDLNMKLSQQRADGVGSALITQGVAANRVRTTGAGPANPIASNSTTEGKAQNRRVEITLSPLS
- a CDS encoding type I toxin-antitoxin system toxin TisB, with amino-acid sequence MGLMELAILFLKLMVALLQLLEGIMKYVK
- a CDS encoding molybdopterin guanine dinucleotide-containing S/N-oxide reductase codes for the protein MSSHKKVLTAAHWGPMLVETDGERVLASTGALDTGHENSLQSAVPDQVHSKARVQFPMARKGFLASPDAPLGVRGKDEYVRISWDEALQLIHQQHQRIRTNFGAASIFAGSYGWRSNGVLHKAATLLQRYMSLAGGYTGHLGDYSTGAAQVIMPYVVGSNEVYQQQTSWPLVLEHSDVVVLWSANPLNTLKIAWNASDEQGVKYFEQLKNSGKTVIAIDPMRSETVDFFGEKAQWIAPNMGTDVALMLGIAHTLVKHGWHDAQFLARCTYGYDKFANYLLGESDGVPKTAEWAAEICGVPSETIEYLARLFSEKRTMLMSGWGMQRQQYGEQKHWMLVTLAAMLGQIGTPGGGFGLSYHYANGGNPTRRAAVLGSMQGSVANGVDAVEKIPVARIVEALENPGGEYQHNGQQKTFPDIRMLWWAGGGNFTHHQDTNRLINAWQKPELVVISECFWTAAAKHADIVLPITTSFERNDLTMTGDYSNQHLVPMKQVVSPQGEARNDFDVFAKLSALWEEGGETRFTEGKTELQWLEEFYEIARQRGAAQQVELPEFQQFWESNQLIEMPENEKSADFIRFADFTRDPQANPLKTPSGKIEIYSERIASFGYADCPPHPTWLAPDEWQGSAEPGQLQLLSSHPAHRLHSQLNYAALREKYAIAGREPLTLHPKDAAERGIVDGDLVRVWNARGQVLVGALVTDGIKPGVVCIHEGAWPDLNDQKLCKNGAVNVLTRDIPTSRLANGCAANSSLVWAEKYLGPVPTVTAFSGPANS
- a CDS encoding N-acetyltransferase; the encoded protein is MIRRLQPDEMDDLIEIWLASTIQAHPFISESYWHESESIVRNVYIPQSATWVFIHQDELQEKMVGFISVLDPQFIGALFVSEPFIGKGIGQALMEHVKTHYPELSLEVYQKNHRAVHFYHHQGFRIEESAWQNETHHPTWIMSWQAQKTR
- the emrD gene encoding multidrug efflux MFS transporter EmrD, translating into MKKLANIHLLMMLILLVAVGQMTQTIYIPSIPDMAQELGVRSGAIQRVMAAYLLTYGVSQLFYGPISDRIGRRPVILAGMSIFILATVWALFTTSLPSLVIASALQGMGTGVAGVMARTMPRDLYEGASLRQANSLLNMGILVSPLLAPVIGGMLDSVWGWRACYGFLLVLCIIVAFCMLRWLPETRPVQEKPQRLLASYKTLLGSGSFNCYLLMLVGGLAGVAVFEACSGVLMGGVLGLNGVVVSILFILPIPAAFFGSWYAGRQNARFSSLMWQAVLSCLFAGILMWIPGWFGVMNIWTLLVPAALFFFGAGMLFPLATSGAMEPFPFLAGTAGALVGGLQNIGSGAMAWFSALLPQTGQFSLGMLMTAMGVMILFCWLPLSHKFQQHGEAV
- the tag gene encoding DNA-3-methyladenine glycosylase I; the protein is MMRCGWVSQDPLYIEYHDKEWGVPVTDGQHLFEMICLEGQQAGLSWITVLKKRENYRRCFKNFDPQAVALLQPEDVDELVQDAGIIRHRGKIEAIINNAKAYLAMEANGEKFPEFVWSFVDNKTQVTRAATLAEIPTTTPASDALSKALKKRGFKFVGSTICYSFMQACGLVNDHVTGCFCHPDNLK